Proteins found in one Moritella sp. Urea-trap-13 genomic segment:
- a CDS encoding tetratricopeptide repeat protein — MSKSLWTPIIVSALIAGSAGSYYLLSDYQRLETQQAVIAAAPFEQLSASEISDKRISTLQDKLYDDKQNAKLWFQLGNAYMYNGEYDNALLVFDYSIRLTSTPGAMHYSAQASALYYASGQHLTAEVQALLDQALALEPNNQTALMMLASNEFMNVRYQQAIDLWVQLLDSDQQGLDRVSIINSINQAKQFIK, encoded by the coding sequence ATGAGTAAATCTTTATGGACGCCGATTATCGTTTCAGCTCTGATTGCCGGCAGTGCGGGTAGTTACTATTTATTAAGCGATTATCAGCGTCTAGAAACCCAACAAGCGGTGATAGCGGCAGCACCTTTTGAACAGCTCTCGGCTTCTGAAATAAGTGATAAGCGCATTTCTACACTTCAAGACAAGCTTTATGACGACAAGCAAAATGCCAAACTGTGGTTTCAGCTCGGCAATGCCTACATGTATAACGGTGAATATGATAATGCGTTGTTAGTGTTTGATTATTCAATCCGATTAACCTCAACTCCAGGGGCAATGCATTATTCAGCACAGGCTTCTGCATTGTATTACGCAAGTGGCCAGCATTTAACAGCTGAAGTACAGGCATTGCTTGATCAAGCATTAGCGCTTGAACCGAATAATCAAACGGCCTTAATGATGTTAGCTTCAAATGAGTTTATGAATGTACGGTACCAACAAGCAATTGATCTCTGGGTGCAATTACTCGATTCAGATCAGCAAGGATTAGATAGAGTGTCGATTATTAATTCAATAAACCAAGCGAAACAATTTATTAAATAA
- a CDS encoding PLP-dependent aminotransferase family protein: MMAARYIIISDSIISDIDNGLLVVDQRMPSLRQFTQLHEVSMTTANNCYQRLLDLGWLHAKPQIGYFITLPLNKQSTPVYPQFNAHISKPKASKSIEQGLRGPFYTAQLPADLLPQDTLNRCLRRASQRAGAKLFSYPDYQGDMRLRTALADHFSQQHFPLKADNLVITNGCIDAVRSAIEITTKPGDTIAVSSPCFSGLLNLLENMGRLVIEIPCFNAQLDLVQLEALLQAKRIAACLFSANHINPQGFCLSNQQKQGIAELAEYYQVPVIEDDIYLELSYSNTTPLPIKYWDKSGWVLWCSSVSKTIAAGYRLGWCEPGRFFDAYLQLRNVQFFGVNNIVQHTVSEFINTGQYAKHLKKLTTTLASHARQYHSVLRELLPSNTKISVAEGGMVIWLQLENMNSQSVLSEALKQDVPFRAGSEFTTLEYYQNCLRLNIGWTIVANEKDTADKQAEALALRAKLVILCGLINANVVIK, encoded by the coding sequence ATGATGGCAGCACGTTATATCATAATTTCAGATTCTATTATTAGCGATATTGATAACGGTCTATTAGTTGTAGACCAACGCATGCCGTCGTTAAGACAGTTTACTCAGCTACATGAAGTGAGCATGACCACGGCTAATAACTGCTACCAGCGTTTACTCGATTTGGGCTGGTTACATGCAAAGCCGCAAATTGGTTACTTTATTACCCTGCCGCTGAATAAACAAAGTACGCCAGTATATCCACAATTTAATGCCCATATTAGCAAGCCAAAAGCCAGTAAATCCATTGAGCAAGGTTTACGTGGGCCATTTTATACCGCGCAGCTACCTGCTGATTTGTTACCTCAAGATACTTTGAACCGTTGTTTACGCCGCGCCAGTCAGCGAGCGGGGGCTAAGCTGTTTTCTTACCCTGATTATCAAGGGGATATGCGCTTACGCACCGCATTGGCCGATCATTTTTCGCAGCAACATTTTCCGTTGAAAGCGGATAATCTAGTTATCACTAATGGTTGTATTGATGCTGTTCGTAGTGCCATTGAGATTACCACTAAGCCAGGTGATACCATTGCCGTATCATCGCCCTGTTTCAGTGGTCTGTTAAACTTACTGGAGAATATGGGAAGGTTGGTTATTGAGATCCCGTGTTTCAACGCTCAGCTGGATTTAGTACAACTTGAAGCACTACTTCAAGCCAAACGTATAGCTGCTTGTCTATTCAGTGCCAACCATATTAATCCACAAGGTTTTTGTCTGAGTAATCAACAGAAGCAAGGCATTGCCGAACTTGCCGAATATTACCAAGTGCCTGTGATTGAAGATGATATTTACTTGGAATTAAGTTATTCCAATACCACACCGTTACCGATTAAATACTGGGACAAGTCGGGTTGGGTATTGTGGTGTAGCTCAGTATCGAAAACCATTGCCGCGGGGTATCGTTTAGGCTGGTGTGAACCCGGCCGATTTTTTGATGCGTATTTACAACTACGTAATGTGCAGTTTTTTGGGGTGAATAACATCGTCCAGCATACGGTTAGCGAGTTTATTAATACTGGTCAATATGCCAAACACTTGAAGAAGTTAACCACGACCTTGGCATCCCATGCGCGTCAGTATCACAGCGTGCTACGGGAGTTACTGCCTAGCAATACTAAGATCAGCGTTGCCGAAGGCGGTATGGTTATCTGGTTGCAACTGGAAAATATGAACAGTCAAAGCGTACTTAGCGAAGCATTAAAACAAGATGTGCCATTTCGTGCTGGTAGTGAATTTACCACGCTCGAGTATTATCAAAACTGCCTAAGGTTAAACATAGGCTGGACAATTGTGGCAAATGAAAAAGACACGGCTGACAAACAAGCAGAGGCACTGGCGTTAAGAGCAAAGCTTGTTATTTTATGCGGGCTGATTAACGCCAATGTTGTAATAAAGTAA
- a CDS encoding acetyl-CoA hydrolase/transferase C-terminal domain-containing protein encodes MPVLDIEAKTISDKQVFNSKKTSSKPEAVRLNDVEKLVDAVLAEVGNHIVLGLPIAIGKAITFSNALYQRAKADPSITLQIETAISLEIPRAKTDLENKFLAPFVSRHFSDVQELDYMKDIRNKTLPDNITVFEFFFKAGSFINNAQQLNYTSTNYTHAVRDLIDKGVNVVAQIVAERQVDNVTTYSLCSNSDLALDMIPVLEELKAAEGRKFVCVGEVNSNMPFMRNDAEVSANTFNFILESQEKDYALFATPEDAISNADHMIGFYASSLIKDGGTLQLGIGSLCSALSYSLLLRHQNNERYNEIFNDLKIEDKFPVVAKVGDRSIFSQGLYGCSELMVDGFMHLYRAGILTRQVFSDVLLQSLLNDNAITTDVNINTLTTLLKHKAISTELTTKDLAYLQELGIFKSAVTLYQNRLYSNDESCIADLSQADALLWIEQHCLGDKLKGGIVMHGAFFIGPKAFYKALNEMTEEDHAKFCMTSVKYVNDLYDHFLGDQKIKAMQRKEARFLNSAMMVTLDGSVVSDGLENGQVVSGVGGQYNFVAQSHQMKDARSILKLRSTCVRDGKLQSNVLFNYGHNTIPRQLRDIVITEYGIANLRSKPDHIVYTELIKISDSRFQPQLLQQAKDAGKVAADYQIPIAFCNNLPEAINGICNKHKLHGVFPEFPQGSSFTDSELKLMKALKSLKNKGSSRHGKLKLLLQGLTATRKTAEIEKLLSRMGLTNPANFSERMTHNLLSKELKNN; translated from the coding sequence ATGCCTGTATTAGACATTGAAGCAAAAACAATATCAGATAAACAAGTTTTTAATTCAAAGAAAACCAGCAGTAAACCTGAAGCAGTTAGGTTAAACGATGTCGAGAAATTAGTTGATGCCGTACTTGCTGAAGTTGGAAACCATATTGTCTTGGGACTGCCGATAGCAATTGGTAAAGCTATTACGTTTAGCAACGCGTTATATCAACGAGCGAAGGCCGATCCAAGTATCACGTTACAAATTGAAACGGCTATATCGTTGGAGATCCCCCGTGCTAAAACAGATCTTGAAAATAAATTTCTTGCCCCATTTGTAAGTCGCCATTTTAGTGATGTGCAAGAACTAGATTATATGAAAGATATTCGAAACAAAACGTTACCAGATAATATTACGGTTTTTGAATTCTTTTTTAAAGCGGGTAGTTTTATAAACAACGCACAGCAGCTCAATTACACAAGTACCAATTATACTCATGCTGTTCGAGACTTAATAGATAAAGGTGTTAACGTGGTTGCACAAATTGTTGCGGAGCGACAAGTTGATAACGTCACGACATATAGCCTTTGCAGTAACTCAGATTTAGCATTAGATATGATCCCTGTGTTAGAAGAGTTAAAGGCGGCAGAGGGCAGAAAGTTTGTTTGCGTAGGTGAAGTTAATTCTAATATGCCATTTATGCGCAACGATGCTGAAGTCAGTGCTAATACATTTAATTTTATTTTAGAAAGCCAAGAAAAAGACTATGCATTATTTGCTACCCCTGAAGATGCGATTTCAAACGCAGATCATATGATTGGGTTTTATGCGAGTAGTTTGATTAAAGATGGTGGAACACTTCAGCTTGGTATTGGTTCACTTTGTAGTGCACTAAGCTATAGCTTGTTACTCCGTCACCAAAATAATGAACGTTATAATGAAATTTTCAATGATTTAAAAATTGAAGATAAATTTCCTGTCGTGGCTAAAGTCGGCGATAGAAGTATTTTCAGCCAAGGTTTATATGGATGCAGTGAGTTAATGGTCGATGGTTTCATGCATTTGTATCGAGCAGGGATCTTAACTCGTCAAGTCTTCTCCGATGTTTTATTACAATCGTTGCTGAATGACAACGCTATAACGACTGATGTGAACATAAATACACTTACCACATTACTTAAGCATAAAGCCATTTCAACCGAACTAACCACGAAGGATCTCGCTTATCTACAAGAATTAGGGATATTTAAATCGGCAGTTACTTTGTATCAAAACAGGTTATACAGTAATGATGAAAGTTGTATTGCAGATTTGAGTCAAGCAGATGCCCTTTTGTGGATTGAACAGCATTGCCTCGGAGACAAGCTCAAAGGCGGTATTGTTATGCATGGCGCATTCTTTATTGGCCCTAAGGCATTTTATAAAGCACTGAATGAAATGACTGAAGAAGATCATGCTAAGTTCTGTATGACAAGTGTCAAGTATGTGAATGATCTGTACGATCATTTCTTGGGTGATCAAAAAATTAAAGCGATGCAACGTAAAGAAGCTCGTTTTCTAAATTCTGCAATGATGGTGACACTGGATGGTTCAGTCGTATCCGATGGATTAGAAAATGGCCAGGTGGTTAGTGGTGTAGGGGGCCAGTATAATTTTGTGGCCCAATCTCATCAGATGAAAGACGCGCGATCGATTCTTAAATTACGCAGTACGTGTGTAAGAGATGGTAAACTTCAATCCAACGTATTGTTCAACTATGGGCATAATACTATTCCTCGCCAGCTGCGTGATATTGTGATTACTGAATATGGTATTGCCAATCTACGCAGCAAACCCGATCACATTGTTTATACCGAGTTAATTAAAATTTCTGATTCTCGATTCCAGCCGCAATTGCTTCAACAAGCAAAAGACGCTGGCAAAGTGGCTGCTGATTACCAAATTCCCATCGCATTTTGTAATAATTTACCTGAGGCAATCAATGGTATTTGTAACAAGCATAAGCTGCATGGCGTATTCCCTGAGTTCCCACAAGGTTCTAGTTTTACCGATTCTGAATTAAAATTGATGAAAGCCTTAAAATCGTTGAAGAATAAGGGGTCGTCAAGGCACGGAAAGCTTAAGTTATTATTACAAGGTCTTACTGCCACACGGAAAACGGCTGAAATTGAAAAATTGTTAAGTCGTATGGGTCTAACCAACCCGGCTAATTTTTCCGAGCGTATGACCCATAATTTGCTGAGTAAGGAATTAAAAAACAACTAA
- a CDS encoding NAD-binding protein translates to MKAITQPQKVDTTIVRTHALLHIAKSIHSIQGASAQGISFCEPTIDLAAIQHKLDQLECLYYFNSQCYVGSQNSVVKTNEKKQDNNVLKLATNKLVWHYNEAIALPFIPAKLAVVGAGIAAIEIATIYQALGTTVDIIITGDEVFPELDKDINKTFQRYVKRLFKIKPQAEISAFNFIDNQVQLSVTSKNKPLPDSIYDAVFIADADDSQHDLLTQPFMATSFPTVTWLGWTEKQLASSELNYKVINLPWRSLGRANTDVNTNGLTKLIFNSDDHTLIGGGMIGNNADEIFGEVCLAIHNKFTANNIAHTIHAHPTLHESILLAAEVYLGTATDVLNEA, encoded by the coding sequence ATGAAAGCAATAACACAACCACAGAAAGTCGATACGACAATAGTCCGAACTCACGCCCTGCTACATATAGCTAAATCGATTCACAGTATTCAAGGTGCAAGCGCACAAGGTATTAGCTTCTGTGAACCTACCATCGACCTTGCTGCCATCCAACATAAACTCGACCAGCTAGAATGTCTATATTACTTTAATAGTCAGTGTTATGTGGGCAGCCAAAATAGTGTAGTTAAAACAAATGAAAAAAAACAAGATAATAATGTTCTTAAACTAGCGACTAACAAGCTCGTTTGGCATTATAATGAAGCCATCGCCCTGCCCTTTATTCCTGCTAAACTGGCTGTTGTCGGTGCAGGTATTGCGGCGATTGAAATAGCCACTATCTATCAAGCCTTAGGCACAACTGTTGATATCATCATTACTGGTGATGAGGTTTTCCCTGAGCTCGATAAAGATATCAACAAAACCTTTCAACGTTATGTAAAACGCCTTTTCAAAATAAAACCCCAAGCAGAAATCAGCGCTTTTAATTTCATTGATAACCAAGTGCAGCTATCCGTCACCAGTAAAAACAAGCCATTACCAGATAGCATCTATGACGCGGTATTTATCGCCGACGCTGACGACTCACAGCATGATTTATTAACTCAGCCCTTCATGGCCACCAGCTTCCCGACCGTGACATGGTTAGGCTGGACAGAAAAGCAATTAGCAAGTAGTGAGTTAAATTATAAGGTCATCAACCTGCCTTGGCGTTCTCTCGGTCGTGCCAATACAGATGTGAACACCAACGGTTTAACCAAGCTGATCTTTAATAGCGATGACCACACCTTAATTGGTGGTGGCATGATAGGTAACAATGCCGATGAGATATTTGGTGAAGTGTGTTTAGCGATACACAATAAGTTCACCGCAAACAATATTGCTCATACTATACATGCGCATCCGACCTTGCATGAATCAATACTATTGGCGGCTGAAGTGTATCTCGGCACAGCAACAGATGTGCTGAACGAAGCATAA